The Brienomyrus brachyistius isolate T26 chromosome 7, BBRACH_0.4, whole genome shotgun sequence DNA segment aaggatggataagCTGACTTATCCAAAGTTTCTTGCTAAGGCCAAAACTGGGAAAAATGCAGGGGTGGAAAGTTGAGGTCcataaagtacaaatccagaccaaggttttgtttctaccagccagttgagcataaagagtcagtcAGAGACTTATTTAGCTGGTCGAAACAAGAccatggtctggatttgcacTTTCTAAACGTTTTCTaaaaactttccacctctggaaaAATGAAATCATTCCGGTTTTCAGGAACTATGCGCATCGCTTAAGGATACTCCAACGGGGCCTGTACACATCACAGGAAAGtaacagcccaaaaacatgacacacgctgtttttttttttaattagcacAGGAAGTGGAGGGGGTTCCAGTGGCTTTGCTGCAGCACCTCGGCCCAGCTGCCGGTCCCGGGGTAGCAGCAGCACGTCCACGTTGCGGTGCTCCTCCAGGGCGGCGCTCAGAACGGCCCCCTCGCGGCTGAACAGGAAGACCAGCGGTATGGTGATGTCTGCCACGGAGCCCCCGTCACCCACCATCTGGAAAAGGGGCGTTTCCTCACTGCTGCTCCCCTCCCGGTGGTCTGGTGGGATGGGGCTGGGATCAGTCACCCCAAAACTGAGCAGTTTCCTTTTCATCACTTATAATTTAAtgagttggggggtgggggcgtctCTCACCAATGAAGACGACCCCAATGGCGCCCGCTTCCTGCAGCCTCCGGGCCTTGGACGCAAACATGCAGTCCCCACGCAGCGCCACGGCAATATTACTCCGCAGCTCCTCTGCATTCTCAATGGGCCCACACGCGCTGTAGGGGGCGCTCTTTACTATGCTGCCCTTCACCTGCCACAGCAGACACAAGGGGGAGTGCGAAGCGTGTGAGCTGAGAGACGCCCGACATGTGCCGCAGCCCAGATGACGACTTTCCCAGAGATTACAAAAGAATAAAAAGTCGATGCCTGTAATCCGATACTGGCCCTTTTCAATCTGCCATAGCTATTTGGGGCATGAGCTGTGCGAAGGACGTCTAACGTACAATATTGAGATCTGGTTACAACCACTCCAACAGAGATCGCCACATTATGGGGCGACCCGAAGGGGTCAGAGCCGGCGTACCCCATGCTCCTGCTTTGTGAGGTCCATCCCGAACTTGGCCGGCCCGGCCATCAGCACCGTCCTGCCCAGGAAAGGTGGGGAGATCAGCTGCACGATCAGCGGCACcacttcctcctcctccgtGGCCTGGCTCACCTCTGCTATCAGCTTGACTGTGTACGTGCCCTTGGGCCCCGCGGCATCCTGGGAATTGGCAGGGAATATAACACAATAAATATGTGGGGAGGCGACGGGTGGTTAATTGAAAGGGTTACTGCAAGAAGGATCCATCAGCCATGTGAACATCCAGATCTCACAAGGCATCCTTCTACTTCTGGGCCCCCTCCAGCTCACCGCCAAGACCCCCGCGTTGCTGAGGCCGGCCGCCACGTCATGCAGCTTGGCGAGAGAGATGCCCATGCTCCTGAAGAACTCCACGGACTCCATGCCGCTGTCGTGCAAAGGCAGCTCGATGCCCCTGTGGTGTATGGAGGACAGGGCGTCCATAAGCACTGATCGATCAGGCTCCACTGTCAAACGGACGAAGGGACGGGGGTGTTACCTGATGGGCGTGGCATGGTGATGCACCCTGCCCACCCCCGTGAGGTACTTGTATCCGTCCCGGATGGTCCTGGCGAATGACGGGTTGTTGGGGAAGAGGGTCTGGGTGCTGGGACAGGAGTAGGTGAACAGGTCCTCTGCTGTCGGGGATTCCTGCACCTAGAACACAGGAGGGGTGTCGGCACGTTTTAGAAAGGCTGCGGGTTCGAATGACCCAGTGTATGTACGCCTGTATAAAAGGACCAACATGAGTGTGCCTGGACTAAAAGCAGGTGACAGCCGAGTAAAAACACCGATGGTGAGGAAGACAGCAGATCTCTATCCAACTGAAAGAGAGTGCAGGAGTCAGGGACATTGCAAAACCTTCTTTAAATGTCACGCCCTTCCTAACAGGGCTGACCCAAGTTGTTTACAATTTGAGAGTAATGTTGGGAACAATGTCCTAACTTAGGTACAAGCAAGGAGAGAACAGAAAGCCCCCAAACTGGCTGCATTCGATACCCCTGGAAAACTTTTGTGCTTTGTGATGCCAACAACTTTTTTCAGATTAGGACTTCAGTGAAATCAAGGCCCAGCTTGGGAAGACAGTATGGAACATACCATTCTGTTGTCTTGGCAGGGGGGTTGTGTGCTGGACAAGGACATGGGCAAAAGGTGAGCCTCCGTGGTGAATATGTAGTCGTCGATGTCGAACGGTAGCTGACTCTTCTCCGAGAACAAGAGGTACAGGTACTTGAACATCTCCGCCAGGAAGAAGGAATCCATTCTGTAAACACAAGCAGAAACCCCCCCGCTTCAAGTGACTATTTGGATAGACCCTGCCCCAATGCAGTCACCACAGCCTTCCCTCACTGGGACAATACAAGCATATTTGTCCTGCCCAGTCTCTCAAGCACCGGACTGGAGAAGCTTTCATTGGATTGAGAAGGTTCCTGTATTTCTCAAGATCTCCTCCCTCTCAGCTGGGCTTTGTTTGGTCAGAAGGACACCAGTCCCAAACAATAGTCAAAGAGCCTCAAATTATACTACAATGTCAGCCCATCTGGAAAAACTGGTTTGGGGAAGCGGAGAACTTAAATACGACCAGCAGCGGTCCAGGGCCGTTTCTCTGTTACCTGTCCTCATGGGTCCCAGTCCGGACATCCTGCATGGCGGCAAATCCGCAAGGCACTCGGGTGTGAGTGTTGAGCTTCTCTACGATGGACTGGCCCACCTTCAGGTAGTAGGGGTCCCCTGTGGCCTGATAGGGAAGCATAATGGGGAACTTAACAGGCAAACTATGCCACCTACTGGTGCAGTATAGTGGTTAAATAAGGACACAAAAAAGTAGGAAATTACTGGGATAACAGCCCTGTAAGTTCACATTAAATGTGGCTATTTGCTAAGTACACACCATAGGCCTACATCCTGGAGCTGATTCCAAGCAGCATGAAGCTGGGGTATACCCTGGCCAGGATACCAGTGAATCACAgggcactcacacgcacacactgacacacagtcAAAAACCacaagcatgtttttgaactatgAGAGGAAATCCACACAATTCTACATTACTACATGTGCCTTTGTTTGTCAACAAGACTGAGATCAGATCAAGGGGTAATTAGGGGTAGGAATACAGGGTTTGATGACCAGACCAAATGCATGCAAACACTCAAATTCACATCCCATCAGCACAGGCCACGAACTCAGTACCTTGTATAGGAAGTAGGTGCTCTCTGCGAACTCAGGACGCAGCAGGTGCTGACCCCAATGAACTTTGAACTCGGTGGTGAACGCCTAGAGAGATAGCCAATCAGAGATTCAGACTCAAACAGCCTGACCCTGGATCACAGGGCAGTGCGGACTGCGAGCCCCACCACAGACCAGTCACCTCCGGTAAGAACTTGTGCTGCTGCGTCACTTGGTAGAGCATCTCGTGTGTCTCGATGGCCGGCTTCAGATCTCCTCTCAGCACCTGGGAACGAGGAGGAGTTTTCTGCGGGTCACCATGAGAGGACTGCCGCGGGGGTTACCCCAAGTCACGAAACAGAGGATGGATACCCACTCAGTGATCTTTCAGCCAACCAAATTTGGAGGTCAATAGTTCAAGGTCAAGATTTGGAGGTCAAGATTTTATTTACATTAGCCGTTACCAGGGTGGTGTTCCACGAaggaggatttcttgcttagctggataacttcttggatttaaggtaatctgggctaaatgtaacaaaacaaaagatgaagtccatttagCTCAGACCACTTTAAATCTGAGAAgctatccggctaagcaaggaATCCTTCTCTGTGGATTACTCCCCCAGGTCTACTCTGTTAGGTGGCTTTTACAACAAGAAAGAAGTAAGGGCCCTTAGGGGAGGACCGAGAAAGGAAGGGCCGGGAGCCTGACCTGCAGCCCGGGGAAGAAAGCCAGCAGGGAATCCATCCAGCCACGCACGCTCACGGTGGGGTTGTGCATGTGTACGTTGAGCAGCAGTGGTGGCTGGCTTATGTACTTCATGATGGCGCTGTAGTGCTGTGAGGACATAGCGGCAGGTGAGTACACTCGCATGCGGGACGCGACCCTCTTCTTCACCCTGCCTGATCCGCTTCCCCGAGTTGCTCTCACGGAGAACCACACCATGGCTGATTCTAAACCGCACCAAATCATTCAATTTCACTGCTGAACCATCAAGGTCAAGcttctatataaaaaaaatccacatttacatttatataaaaaatataataaagttGACCTATCACAAAGCGAGGAACATCTACATTCCTAAATATAGCAAACGTCTTTCCTTCCTTGAAGTAACGCATTTTTCAAACCATTCCCGTTGATTAACACTGCAGAATAACCAGACATGGAATTATGAAAATACGGTTCGACAGGGACACAACAGATGAATGTTTTGCGTGTGAACAAGGGTAATCCGGCAGAGCGGGGCGGGACCCGTACCGCGTTGAACCTCTCCAGGTAGACGTTATCTCCCAGCAAAACGTAGGCCTTCATCAGGTACTCGTAGTACGAGTCGATACCAGCCCCCACACCGCTATCTGTGAGGGAAGCGCAGGGAGAGTCAGTGTCCATGGCTTAACACAGGATACCGAAATGCATCAAGGGgcaataaccaaaaaaaaaaaaaaaaaaaacgacaggcaggcagagatgAGCAAAGGCACCGCGGGGGAGGAGAAAGGCAGGTTCCTCACCCCTGCGCACCCAGTCCCCATTGTGGATGTTGATGACGGTGCCCACGAGGTCACTTCCTCTCTGCCTCTTGTCCCAGAGCACGTCCAGTGCCTTCCTGGCATGTTCCTGCGATGGCAGAGACCTGGCCATCAGCCCCATACATGCATGCGTGCTCAGTCCTGCCCTCAGATGGGGAAGCTGACGCTCTGTGagaaaacagccccccccccactgcgcgACAGCAAAACAAGGCTTTCGTCACCCGTCTCCGAGACAGACATgtctcctaaccctaaccctgagaCATTAGCTCATGCCTCGAACCGCTAAATGCACATGCCAGACAGCACTTACTCACCCATATTTTTATCAGGATTTTAAAACTGGGACTGCGAGCACAGTTCTTTCATGGTAATATTCAGCCAAGAACACTTTGCCTATAAATCACTTTGAATCGAGTCCCGGGATCTCAAGGCTCGCACCTCGAACACGGTGTCCCCCGACAGCCGGCTCAGTGCCGCAAACTCCAGGATCATCGTTCCTGCGCATGCCGTGCAGGTGTCTGACTCGGTGCCGGTGCGTGACAGTGGATTCAGGACCCCATAGCGCAGGTTCACCTGGGGAGATATTCGGAAGAGTCGGGTTAGCGCGCATGCTCCGCTCAGGACAGCTGCGGGTGGACAAGTTCAGGAGAGGCAGCTGCAAGTGGTGCCGGCAAGGCCGTGGGTACCCGGGGGTAAGGCAGCCCGCTGGTGGTGTTGAATGCGGGCAGCAGTCGGTGACCCAGCTCCTTGGCCATGTGCAGCAGCTCATCCCTGTACCACTGCATCCGCTCCCCCTGCCCACGCAGCAGCTCGGCCATCACGTGCGCCCCCAACAGGCCTCTGCAGAAACAGCAAGCCTAAGAGCTCAAAGTCAAGGCGCGACGTAAATAAATCAATTCAGGAAAATAAAAGTGGGTCAGCCGAGCCTACCCCAGCACCCGGATGTTGGTCTCGAACACAGACACGACGATGTCGTTATCTAGCCTGACGTCCTTCACCGCCATCTTCACTGCTTCTTCAAACTCCTCCAGCTTGTTCAGCACCTGCCATGCGCCAACAAATACCAAGGGGGTTAAACACACCGCAACGCAACGTAACATCTCCAAAGAGACGTATCCAGAGGCCAAACGACTTAACTCTCAAGCCCCACCTCCACCCTGACACCCAGCCCCAGAGGCTTCATGGTGGGGCACTTTCATTATTATCTGGATGAATTTTCACAATGTATTGCAGCACTGTTCAAGATTGCATGCGTACTTCATAGCAGAAACAAACGAGCAGCAATCTCGGACCATAAGGTACTGCAGAGATTCCGAGACAACTTACCACAAGAGTGTCCAAGGTGTCAATCAGCGTGAGAGAGAACCTCGAGAAGAAAGGACGCACACAGTAAGTGATTCTCTCTTCttcttttttaaattcagtAAAACATCTAACTGTGTACTATTGTGCAAGTTCAGCAAACCTAGCAAACTTGCGTATCTGGCTGCTTGGACAAATAAACCCACTGAATAAATTCTGATAAGGTCTGTGGAAAGTATGTGAAGATATAGGAATGGATAGATGAAGTAACAATGTGGAAGGGTAAGGTCATGCATAAGCGTGAGGCTGAAATAAAGAGTCAGAGGTCAAAGTTCAGGACAGGGGTGTGTCGGGCTGCTAGCGGGGTACTGGGAACTCCATGACTGGACTGCTGATGTTAAAACTGTCTGAAAGTGGCTGAAGCAAACTAATTTTTCCAGAGATACGAGTATCAACACACAAAATAAACGAATAAGTTCACGAGTTCAGTCCCAAGTTGGAGCAAACTCCTCCCATCAGAGGCCCGAGTCACCCCTGggcccagggggggggggcattcggtAGGAAAACATTAGTGGATTTTATGGAGCCGTGCGCAGCATGCAGCTGCTTACACGGTCGTCTCACCTTCTCATGGCGGcaaccccctccctcccccagagGACACGTGTCAGACTCACTTGCCCAGCGAGTCGTCGATGTCTCCACGGGGGGGCTCCAGCCCCCTCACGCGACCCCTGCAGCTGAGGGGCATCAGCTCATCAGCGGGGTAGGCATATTTCTGGGGAGGCCATtagtggaggagggggggtcagACAGGACAACACAGTAAGAATAAGAAGCACTATCATTAATGGTAAAAACAAGTCAAAGAAATACTGTGATTCTACATTattacacaccccccccccaagaagtgTGATCATCTGTCAGTTTAATTGAAAGAATTAACACATCAGCATGTCGTCCTGGAATTAATCTGCATGAAACTCAAGGTCACATATAAACTTTAAAAGAACTCATGCTTTCACATCCCAGAGACGATGATTCGCTATGTGATCGTTAACACAGACATTTGAGCGTAGGTACGATGGGAGGGACGGAATGGGAGAGCTGGCTGTgactggaggaggaggagggagagatCCACTCACCATGTAGCTGCCGTACGCGTGGTCAAACATTTCCAAGATCTGGTCCCTGTAAAAGAGGGTGGGAACAGTCCATGTGTTACTGAACAACGGCACGCTACAGTAGCCTCATGGATCTCCTTACATAAAGAAAGAACAGAACCAGTCGACCAGATTGGGTCAAGATCACTGAAATCAGCATGGAGCCGACTATCGACTGGCCTTACATGctaccagacacaaaaacaagaatttcatccacccatcttctgAAACCACGTGTCCTATTCAGAGTCACAGGagatctggagcctatcccagaggctacagacgtaaggcaaggaacaacccaggatgggatgccagcccatcacagaaaacacacacacacacacacacacacacacacacacacacacacacacacacacacacacacacacacacacacacacacacacactcactcatggtagagactcgaaccctggtgaGGGGCAATCGCACTAACCACTACTCTGCCCCAATAAGTTCAAAAACAGTGGAATTTTCTTTTATAATAAGGCGAGTATACAGAGCTTGGCTATCATGGCACTACATGACTCTGCTGTTTTGGTTAATACAGTAATTACATTCCCTCGTCATTCATCGTCGAGCATTTCTGCCCCGTGTCCAACCTCCAGAACAAAAGGATCACTGTAAAGTCAACAGCAGGTGCACACTGGTTTCATTCCGCCCTGCAAGGGCCTGAAATTACTGATCCGTACTTCTCTTTTGGACTGGAAAGAGATATGTGACAGAGGAAAGGAAAGAGACCAGACGTAGAAAAAGCACAGGCCCCTTATACAGAGAGCCGAGCTGGCCACTCCCCACTCCGAGTCCATTTTCTTCATGCCTCAATTTTTATTGCGGAATAGAGATCTAGTGTCCACAGTCTCTATATCTGTAACCCAAATCATGCAGATCTCAAGTGCACAGATGGGACTTTGCTGTTGCACGCTGAGAAACATACTTAACACAGAACCCTGAGGTGCTGAACTTGGACAACTTGAAGAAAAATTCTTGCAGGTGTGAATGTTTAAAAATCTGAGTAATCATAAGTTATGAAAGGCGGCATGAGTGAGGCCACATTCATAAAAATAAGCATTGCATCATAATCTAGGACTGTCTGGTCAAGGCTCGTGTTGCAGAACCAGCTTCTACACAGGAATATTCTCTATCAACAAGTGTACATCGCAGAGCTACTCAGCTATCAGTGACATAGATGCCATGAGACAGAGTGCTGACATGCAAAATTACATCGCACATGTACATCTACAGTCCTCTGTGGCTTGGGTGCAAAACACTGCATTGTATTCTGGGATTTCAACAAACAAATTTGCACATCAGACACCATGGTGTATAACACAGGCGCACCTCAGGGGGCTGTGCCATCACCTTTTCTGTTCATGCTCTACACCTCAAAGATCTTTCACTTGCACAAGTCTTCAGATGACTCTGCTGTTGTGGCAGATAATAACGAACAGGAGTCAGAGACCAGGGGTGTGATGACTGAGCGGTGCAGGCTAAATCCCCCCAAGACATCAATCTCCATCAAGGGATCAGAAACGGATTCAATACAGGACGACAAGTGCTTGGGAGTGCCTCTGATCAGCAAGCTGGACTGGGTTTGAGACACCGAGGCTATGTATAAAAAAAGCCAGAGCCGATTCTATTTCCGGAAGAGGCTTCAGTCATTTAACACCTGTAACAAGACACTGCAGATTTTCTCCCACTCTGTAGCATCCAATGTTGTCTTCTACACTTCAGTGTGTTGGGGCAGCAGAATGAAAGCAGCAGACACCAACAATCTAAACAAACTCATCAGGAGGATTGGCTCAGTGCTGGGAATTGAGCTGGACTCCCTGGTGACTGCAGCTGATGAAAGGATTCTGTGCAAACTTGCTGGCATCCTGGACAGCACCTCCCACCCTCCGCACTGCGCCCTGAACAGCTACCGAAGCTCCATCAAGGAGGCTCCACTGAGCACGACAAGAGACCCTCCTCCTTGTGGCCAGGGAGACCTGGGCCGCTAAACTCTCAGTGCTTTCCGGACATCTTCTGTTTTTAATAGTATATACTACAggtgaaacacacacaaaattcATGGTACTAACCTCGCCTTTTGGTGCATGGTTTGATGCAATTTTGGTACAGCAGGGAAAAGAATTTTTGAGATTGTTATTAAAAACTGCAAACACAGTCGAATTTAGGTTCCGCCTGTTCATTTGTTTCATTGCGCGTCCCAAACCAGGACGGTACATGATGAATGTATATTGTTACAGCCCAAGTATTTATTAATTGTCCATTTCAATATTTTAACAGCTATCCTGAATTTTTGCACATTATATGACACCCTTTTTACATACTTGGCACATGCACATTCCCACTTCACATGCTTAGTCTCTTCACCCTTTTGTCTTTATACTTGCATTATATTGGCTTTTTAATACACTTACATTGTACGTACATTCCttattgtattttatattataccACATTTCTTGTattattctgtatttatttcaggtatttttaagTTCTGTTGTTTAATCCTGCGCAGTGAAAACTAAGACTTGGCACAATTTCCCatgggataaaaaaaaagttctctTATGACCACCAACACAGAAAAATAACTGGCTTCTACTCAGCAAAGTCAGGATATGGGCTACGGTGTTCTCAAATATAAGCAAAACTTAGACACTGCACCAGACATTTAAAATGGGAAGGCAAGCTTCTTTATCAGGACAGTCCTGCCATAACTCATCAAAACTCCGCCACAGCCCCAACCTCACCATGAACAGAACGGCACCAGACAACCTCATGCTTTACTAGGTGCACCAGATGGTGACCCAATCTCCCTGGGGTCAAGTACTATGGCGCTCGAGTGTTCGGAATTAGGCGAACTGTTTAtgaggcagcatgttccctctAGGGAACAGTGGGTGGAAGTGTGAGGCTCACCTCTTGTTACACTGGGCACGCATTTAATGGGTACTATGTTGCATTGTGCTGACACCGATTTGCGTC contains these protein-coding regions:
- the si:ch211-282j22.3 gene encoding ER degradation-enhancing alpha-mannosidase-like protein 3; this encodes MGIKWEMLAAFSLLFWLIGNGCRAMTAVEKTKIRDQILEMFDHAYGSYMKYAYPADELMPLSCRGRVRGLEPPRGDIDDSLGKFSLTLIDTLDTLVVLNKLEEFEEAVKMAVKDVRLDNDIVVSVFETNIRVLGGLLGAHVMAELLRGQGERMQWYRDELLHMAKELGHRLLPAFNTTSGLPYPRVNLRYGVLNPLSRTGTESDTCTACAGTMILEFAALSRLSGDTVFEEHARKALDVLWDKRQRGSDLVGTVINIHNGDWVRRDSGVGAGIDSYYEYLMKAYVLLGDNVYLERFNAHYSAIMKYISQPPLLLNVHMHNPTVSVRGWMDSLLAFFPGLQVLRGDLKPAIETHEMLYQVTQQHKFLPEAFTTEFKVHWGQHLLRPEFAESTYFLYKATGDPYYLKVGQSIVEKLNTHTRVPCGFAAMQDVRTGTHEDRMDSFFLAEMFKYLYLLFSEKSQLPFDIDDYIFTTEAHLLPMSLSSTQPPCQDNRMVQESPTAEDLFTYSCPSTQTLFPNNPSFARTIRDGYKYLTGVGRVHHHATPIRGIELPLHDSGMESVEFFRSMGISLAKLHDVAAGLSNAGVLADAAGPKGTYTVKLIAEVSQATEEEEVVPLIVQLISPPFLGRTVLMAGPAKFGMDLTKQEHGVKGSIVKSAPYSACGPIENAEELRSNIAVALRGDCMFASKARRLQEAGAIGVVFIDHREGSSSEETPLFQMVGDGGSVADITIPLVFLFSREGAVLSAALEEHRNVDVLLLPRDRQLGREKVSQPLGVNIKIRLSGGGELLSGEDKDATIQLLLEPGEEEEEDGEVRSPSSQCHLSDLPPHMDKQASGAGPQSTACSSHTDSQSSP